In Candidatus Pelagibacter sp. RS39, the following proteins share a genomic window:
- a CDS encoding DUF1989 domain-containing protein gives MSQTTLDIKEPGLNVLPPGVERHVVNAGGLTGLQIFPDDEIEIINEEGNQICEIICFDKDGKSELGILNQKENCKKSFIKELLKGKDEASLITNLQLKKRSLDINKSKSSILFDEQTPSGEKIKIKSKDKCYVIFAAPQNDMLVSEQNPSSDLTLFIKRDKIVNDKELSIIPDPIYEPRHEENIERQTAISFEVKEGDFIQVISPAGRQCSDFVAFDTKKLDKKIEKGLDWQTTRTFMGNTFPGPGLFSKFYDTDHEPLVEVIRDTVGKHDTFNLACTSKYYEDAGYFGHANCSDNLNNAMAKYGVQKQKGWQAINLFFNTSATGLNSVISDESYARPGDYVMFRALKDLTIGTTACPSDIDACNSWNPTDIFVRTYDKKKEFSKSFAFRMKTDSEKKLTRNSGFYEKTSKLTRNFIDARGFWLPNDYTKHGVVEEYNACREKAVLIDLSSLRKFEIIGPDAEELMNYTLTRNIKKLAVGQVVYSAMCYENGMMFDDGTLLRLSETGFRWICGDEYGGEWLKEIAKKKNFKVNVKNSTDQISNVSIQGPKSREILKKMIFTPPTQPTIEELEWFRFTICRVENLQGIPLIVSRTGYTGELGFEVWCHPKHASDVWDKLMEAGKDEGLIPAGFAALDKLRIEAGLILFGNEFDGQQDPFEAGIGFAVPLKTKEEDFIGKEVLKERKANPQKKLVGLELIGKEAAGHGDCVHVGRSQVGVITSGCLSTTLNKNIALCRIDTQYSIEGTEVEVGKIDGHQKRIAAKVVGFPHFDPKKTRVRS, from the coding sequence ATGTCGCAAACTACTTTAGATATTAAAGAGCCTGGTCTCAATGTTTTACCACCTGGAGTTGAAAGACATGTTGTCAACGCTGGAGGTCTTACTGGCTTACAGATTTTTCCTGATGATGAAATAGAAATTATAAATGAAGAAGGAAATCAAATTTGTGAAATTATTTGTTTTGATAAAGATGGGAAATCTGAACTTGGAATTTTAAATCAAAAAGAAAATTGTAAAAAAAGTTTTATAAAAGAGTTGCTTAAAGGCAAAGACGAAGCTTCTTTGATAACAAACCTTCAGTTAAAAAAAAGAAGCTTAGATATTAACAAATCTAAATCGTCAATTTTGTTTGATGAACAAACTCCAAGTGGTGAAAAAATAAAAATAAAATCTAAAGATAAATGCTATGTTATTTTCGCAGCTCCACAAAATGATATGCTGGTATCTGAACAAAATCCATCAAGCGACTTAACGTTATTTATTAAAAGAGATAAAATAGTTAATGACAAAGAATTATCAATAATTCCTGATCCTATTTATGAGCCTAGACATGAGGAAAATATAGAAAGGCAAACCGCCATTTCATTTGAGGTTAAGGAGGGAGATTTTATTCAAGTGATAAGTCCGGCTGGAAGACAGTGTTCTGATTTTGTGGCATTCGATACAAAAAAACTTGATAAGAAAATTGAAAAAGGTCTTGATTGGCAAACCACTCGAACTTTTATGGGAAATACTTTTCCAGGTCCTGGTTTATTTTCAAAGTTTTATGACACTGATCATGAGCCCTTGGTTGAAGTTATAAGAGATACTGTAGGTAAACATGATACATTTAATCTTGCTTGTACTTCAAAATACTATGAGGATGCTGGTTATTTCGGTCATGCTAATTGTTCTGATAACTTAAACAATGCTATGGCTAAGTATGGAGTCCAAAAACAAAAGGGTTGGCAAGCTATCAATTTGTTTTTTAATACTTCGGCTACAGGGTTAAATTCAGTCATTTCAGATGAATCGTATGCAAGACCTGGAGATTATGTAATGTTCAGGGCTTTAAAAGATTTAACTATTGGAACAACAGCTTGTCCTAGTGATATAGATGCATGCAACTCGTGGAATCCAACTGATATTTTTGTTAGAACTTACGATAAAAAAAAAGAATTTTCAAAATCATTTGCTTTTAGAATGAAAACAGACTCTGAAAAAAAACTTACTAGAAACTCTGGCTTTTACGAAAAGACATCAAAGCTTACAAGAAATTTTATCGATGCCAGAGGTTTTTGGCTACCTAATGATTATACTAAGCACGGAGTTGTTGAAGAGTACAACGCTTGTAGAGAAAAAGCAGTTTTAATTGACTTATCTTCTTTAAGAAAATTTGAAATTATAGGTCCTGATGCTGAAGAATTAATGAACTATACACTTACAAGAAATATAAAAAAACTTGCTGTTGGTCAGGTTGTTTATTCTGCAATGTGTTATGAAAATGGAATGATGTTTGATGATGGAACATTATTAAGACTTAGTGAAACTGGTTTTAGATGGATTTGTGGGGATGAATATGGTGGTGAGTGGCTTAAAGAAATAGCTAAAAAGAAAAACTTTAAGGTCAACGTAAAAAATTCAACAGATCAAATAAGTAACGTATCAATACAAGGTCCAAAAAGTAGAGAGATATTAAAAAAAATGATTTTTACTCCACCAACACAACCAACTATTGAAGAGTTAGAATGGTTTAGATTTACCATTTGTAGAGTTGAAAACCTTCAGGGTATTCCATTGATTGTTTCAAGAACTGGATATACTGGTGAACTTGGTTTTGAAGTATGGTGTCATCCAAAACATGCATCTGATGTTTGGGATAAACTTATGGAAGCTGGAAAAGATGAGGGTTTAATACCTGCTGGATTTGCAGCCTTAGATAAACTTAGAATTGAAGCTGGTCTAATTTTATTTGGAAATGAATTTGATGGTCAACAAGATCCTTTTGAGGCTGGAATAGGTTTTGCTGTTCCATTGAAAACTAAAGAGGAGGATTTTATTGGTAAAGAAGTTTTAAAGGAAAGAAAAGCAAATCCTCAAAAAAAACTTGTGGGTCTAGAACTTATTGGTAAAGAAGCAGCTGGACATGGTGATTGTGTACACGTGGGAAGATCTCAGGTAGGTGTAATAACAAGTGGTTGTTTATCCACAACTTTAAATAAAAATATAGCTTTATGTAGAATTGATACACAATATTCAATTGAGGGAACTGAAGTTGAGGTTGGTAAAATAGATGGTCATCAAAAAAGAATTGCTGCAAAAGTAGTTGGGTTTCCACATTTCGATCCGAAGAAAACAAGAGTCAGATCCTAA
- a CDS encoding ABC transporter substrate-binding protein, which translates to MRKIISLISAVIISAVSFASLSNADSKKPIVIPTHNWSSQIVMAYVIGGIMESMGNNVKYVNADSQAVYESIRIGDVTLSHEVWESAFGKSFTTALDKGGLLDWGDHEARTLEDMGYPNWVAEKGLCPGLPDWTALKNPDCAKNFTTPDSPNGKGRMLEGPQTWHGDLIPQRVDALGLGDLWWVKFAGSADALWAELAAAEKEGRGTIIFNWTPNFTDGAGFTFIDFPPYTAGCRPEDGGDGKCGSPDGYLKKAVNADFPKTHPDAAAMFKKLSFTTSQIGAMAALVDVDKMTHEDAAKKWLKDNKKVWKAFIK; encoded by the coding sequence ATGCGAAAAATAATATCGTTAATTTCTGCAGTTATAATCTCAGCAGTAAGTTTTGCTAGTTTATCGAATGCAGATAGCAAAAAGCCCATCGTTATCCCAACTCATAACTGGTCAAGTCAAATTGTAATGGCTTACGTTATTGGTGGAATAATGGAAAGCATGGGAAACAATGTTAAATATGTGAATGCTGACTCACAAGCAGTATACGAGTCAATTAGAATTGGTGACGTAACTCTATCTCATGAAGTATGGGAATCAGCTTTTGGTAAATCATTTACAACAGCTCTAGATAAAGGTGGCTTACTTGACTGGGGTGATCATGAAGCTAGAACTCTAGAGGATATGGGGTATCCTAACTGGGTTGCTGAAAAAGGTTTATGCCCAGGATTACCAGACTGGACTGCTTTGAAAAACCCAGACTGTGCTAAAAACTTTACAACACCTGACTCTCCGAATGGAAAAGGAAGAATGTTGGAAGGTCCACAAACTTGGCACGGTGACTTAATCCCTCAAAGAGTTGACGCTTTAGGTTTAGGAGATCTTTGGTGGGTTAAATTTGCTGGAAGTGCGGACGCACTTTGGGCAGAGTTAGCAGCAGCTGAAAAAGAAGGAAGAGGAACAATTATCTTTAACTGGACACCAAACTTTACTGATGGTGCTGGTTTTACATTTATCGACTTTCCTCCGTACACTGCAGGTTGCAGACCTGAGGATGGTGGAGATGGTAAATGTGGTTCGCCAGATGGTTATTTGAAGAAAGCAGTTAATGCTGACTTTCCAAAAACTCATCCAGATGCAGCAGCTATGTTTAAAAAACTTTCTTTCACAACAAGTCAAATTGGTGCAATGGCAGCTTTAGTTGACGTTGACAAAATGACTCACGAAGATGCAGCTAAAAAATGGCTTAAAGATAACAAGAAAGTTTGGAAAGCTTTTATTAAATAA
- a CDS encoding quaternary amine ABC transporter ATP-binding protein: MSEPVIKCENVYKIFGANAQKMLQDSNGNVDAKTFQENGCIVGVNNASFEVSKGEMLVVMGLSGSGKSTLLRCISRLTDATGGKIFIEGQDLLQLNNKDLIDLRRNKMGMVFQSFALLPHKTVVENIAFPLQIKGVKTEDSINKAMDMVKLVGLEGRENYFPRELSGGQQQRVGIARSLAVEPDIWFLDEPFSALDPLIRKEMQDEFLRLQDKLQKTIMFITHDFDEALKLADRIAIMKDGIIEQLDTPANIVLNPATEYVRKFTEEVPREKVLLIKDVMDTSKDNLGDLKVSQNEIIENVAEKILTQEKIVAVVDNNNEIIGSINPVKIINTVFGGRKSNN; the protein is encoded by the coding sequence ATGTCTGAGCCAGTTATCAAATGTGAGAATGTATATAAAATATTTGGAGCAAATGCTCAAAAGATGCTTCAAGACTCGAATGGGAATGTTGATGCTAAAACTTTTCAAGAAAATGGTTGTATTGTTGGAGTAAACAACGCCTCTTTTGAAGTTTCAAAAGGAGAGATGTTAGTTGTTATGGGTTTATCTGGTTCAGGTAAATCAACTTTATTAAGATGTATCTCAAGATTGACTGATGCAACGGGTGGTAAAATTTTTATAGAGGGTCAGGATTTATTACAATTAAATAATAAAGATCTTATAGATCTTAGAAGAAATAAAATGGGAATGGTTTTCCAAAGCTTTGCTTTACTTCCACACAAAACAGTTGTGGAAAACATTGCTTTCCCACTTCAGATTAAAGGTGTCAAAACTGAGGACAGTATAAATAAAGCAATGGATATGGTTAAACTAGTTGGTCTTGAAGGCAGAGAAAATTATTTTCCTAGAGAACTTTCAGGAGGACAACAACAAAGAGTAGGTATAGCAAGATCTTTAGCAGTTGAGCCAGATATTTGGTTCCTAGATGAGCCTTTTTCAGCTTTGGATCCGTTAATTAGAAAAGAGATGCAAGATGAGTTTTTAAGACTTCAAGACAAGTTACAAAAAACTATCATGTTTATCACACATGATTTTGATGAGGCTTTAAAACTTGCTGATAGAATTGCAATTATGAAAGATGGAATAATTGAACAACTAGATACTCCTGCCAATATTGTTTTAAATCCAGCTACAGAATATGTCAGAAAATTTACAGAAGAAGTACCAAGAGAAAAAGTTTTACTGATCAAAGATGTAATGGATACATCAAAAGATAATTTAGGTGATTTAAAAGTCTCCCAAAATGAAATCATAGAGAATGTTGCTGAAAAAATTCTTACTCAAGAAAAAATAGTTGCTGTAGTTGATAACAATAATGAAATTATAGGCTCTATTAATCCAGTAAAAATAATCAATACAGTCTTTGGAGGAAGAAAAAGTAATAATTGA
- a CDS encoding ABC transporter permease: protein MELLKKYPKTFQWLFLLIVFFALCFAIDVPETYKFIRGQAEFVKDPNQSSYVFLGKEVRYYAFDVFWRLPPLLGWLPIWINDSLFFLMNEWMPIEVWNEDTQEFKSRPIVLQISRNLTAFMTFLIELIREILLGGLETIVAFTSWDWIDKNPWAELPGLPWTIVAAGAALLSYKLSGKGLALFAGLTMVYISVFGQWKPSMQTLSFILVAAPLSFIFGLGLGIAAFKSKRVEKALYPILLVMQTMPQYAVLVPALVLFGVGDHAAVIITMVVAIPPMILLTLLGLRAVPPEVIEAGRMSGCNNFQLMFKVLIPTARRDILIGVNQVIMVCFSMAVISAFIGAKGLGFNLLLALNQLNIGLALEAGLCISLIAILLDKMSLAWANKQTDYFGNLTFYQRNKNILFFGVIFVIGIVLAYVGTFLFKDTFNYLFEIPHNKGISTADFWNKGVDWIFETFFVYIKAFNTWLIKDVLQPMRALYLRMPAIATIVLVVGAGYLIGGLRSALVVCALTLFIAFSPWWDRALVTAYMATFGVIVSCIIGFTVGTLCFQNKHSANFMLGVCDIFQTFPSFVYLIPVMMLFGITDTSVLIAVIVYATIPATRYTIEGLRSVPAGLHDAATMSGVNKFQRLTKIEFPLAFPHMMLGINQTIVFALFMVIIGAFIGTEDLGQYILKALSDKKGAGIGLTLGICVAFIALIFDNLIRAYVQKRKKHLGID, encoded by the coding sequence ATGGAATTATTAAAAAAATACCCAAAAACTTTTCAGTGGTTATTCCTATTAATTGTATTCTTTGCTTTATGTTTTGCTATTGATGTTCCTGAGACATATAAGTTCATAAGAGGTCAAGCTGAATTTGTTAAAGATCCAAATCAAAGTAGTTATGTATTTTTAGGTAAAGAAGTAAGATATTACGCTTTCGATGTTTTCTGGAGATTACCTCCGTTACTTGGATGGTTACCTATTTGGATTAATGATTCATTATTTTTTTTAATGAACGAGTGGATGCCAATAGAAGTTTGGAATGAAGATACTCAAGAATTCAAAAGTCGTCCTATAGTTTTACAAATTAGTAGAAATCTGACTGCCTTCATGACTTTTCTAATTGAATTAATTAGAGAAATCTTACTGGGAGGTTTAGAAACGATTGTTGCCTTTACCAGTTGGGATTGGATAGATAAAAACCCATGGGCTGAATTACCAGGATTACCATGGACTATTGTTGCAGCAGGTGCAGCTTTACTTTCGTACAAACTAAGCGGCAAAGGTCTAGCTTTGTTTGCAGGTTTAACTATGGTTTACATTTCAGTATTTGGTCAATGGAAGCCCTCAATGCAAACTCTTTCATTTATATTAGTTGCTGCTCCATTATCATTTATTTTTGGTTTAGGATTAGGGATAGCAGCTTTTAAAAGTAAACGTGTAGAAAAAGCTTTATATCCAATATTACTTGTAATGCAGACAATGCCACAATATGCCGTATTAGTTCCAGCATTAGTTCTTTTTGGAGTAGGCGACCATGCTGCAGTAATTATTACTATGGTCGTAGCAATACCACCGATGATATTATTAACTCTATTAGGTCTAAGAGCAGTGCCCCCAGAGGTTATTGAAGCAGGACGGATGAGTGGATGTAATAATTTTCAACTAATGTTTAAGGTATTAATTCCTACTGCTAGAAGAGATATTTTAATTGGTGTTAATCAAGTCATCATGGTCTGTTTTTCGATGGCAGTAATTTCAGCTTTTATTGGAGCAAAAGGTTTAGGATTTAATTTATTATTAGCACTAAACCAATTGAATATTGGTTTAGCTTTAGAAGCAGGCTTATGCATTAGTTTAATTGCAATTCTTTTAGATAAGATGTCTTTAGCATGGGCCAATAAACAAACAGATTATTTTGGTAATCTTACTTTTTATCAGAGAAATAAAAATATTTTATTTTTTGGCGTTATTTTTGTTATTGGAATAGTACTCGCATACGTTGGAACTTTCTTATTTAAAGATACTTTTAATTATTTATTTGAAATTCCACATAACAAAGGAATATCAACCGCAGATTTTTGGAATAAAGGAGTAGATTGGATATTTGAGACTTTCTTTGTATATATTAAAGCGTTCAACACATGGTTAATTAAAGATGTGCTTCAGCCAATGAGAGCACTATATTTAAGAATGCCCGCAATTGCTACGATAGTTTTAGTTGTTGGAGCAGGATATTTAATAGGTGGTTTACGTTCAGCATTGGTAGTTTGTGCGTTAACACTATTTATCGCATTCAGCCCTTGGTGGGATAGAGCTTTAGTCACAGCATATATGGCAACTTTTGGAGTTATAGTTTCTTGTATAATTGGATTTACAGTAGGAACTTTATGTTTCCAAAATAAACATTCAGCAAACTTTATGCTGGGTGTTTGTGATATTTTTCAAACATTCCCATCTTTTGTTTATTTAATTCCAGTGATGATGCTATTTGGTATAACTGACACATCTGTACTTATTGCGGTTATAGTTTATGCAACAATACCCGCTACAAGATATACGATTGAAGGGCTTAGAAGTGTTCCAGCTGGTCTACACGATGCAGCGACTATGTCGGGTGTAAATAAATTTCAAAGATTGACTAAAATTGAATTTCCTTTGGCATTCCCGCACATGATGCTTGGTATAAATCAAACGATTGTATTTGCTCTATTCATGGTAATTATTGGGGCATTTATTGGAACAGAAGATTTAGGTCAATATATTTTAAAAGCATTGTCGGATAAAAAAGGTGCTGGAATTGGATTAACACTTGGTATTTGTGTGGCTTTTATAGCTTTAATATTTGATAATTTAATTAGAGCCTATGTCCAAAAAAGAAAAAAACACCTAGGTATTGATTAA
- a CDS encoding NAD(P)-binding domain-containing protein: protein MTKVAIIGAGPCGLSMLRSFELAEKNGEKIPEVVCFEKQDNWGGLWNYSWRTGSDQYGDPVPNSMYRYLWSNGPKECLEFADYSFDEHFGKPIPSFPPREVLYDYIIGRVSKGNLKKKIKFNTRVINTIFKNDKFELSYQDKVNNKVLKDNFDFVVVSTGHFSVPFIPEYKGMDTFPGRIMHSHDFRDAEEFRNKNVIVLGSSYSAEDIALQCNKYGAKSVTIGYRHNPMGFKWPNGMKEVHYLDKLVGKKAIFKDGTEQEADVVILCTGYLHHFPFLEENLQLKTRNRLYPPKLYKGVVWQDNHKLLYLGMQDQFHTFNMFDCQAWYARDVIMNKIKIPSNSDVEKDINKWVAMEEKLENPDQMIDFQTEYTKELHEMSDYPKIDFELIRKHFKEWEHHKVEDISTYRNKSFSSPVTGSVAPIHHTPWATAMDDSSKTFLDK from the coding sequence ATGACAAAAGTAGCAATTATTGGTGCAGGGCCTTGTGGACTATCAATGTTACGGTCTTTTGAATTAGCAGAAAAAAATGGTGAAAAAATCCCTGAAGTTGTTTGTTTTGAAAAACAAGATAATTGGGGAGGTTTGTGGAATTACAGTTGGCGAACAGGATCTGATCAATACGGAGACCCTGTACCTAACAGCATGTATAGATATCTTTGGTCAAATGGACCAAAAGAGTGTTTAGAGTTTGCGGATTATTCCTTTGATGAGCACTTTGGAAAGCCAATACCATCTTTCCCACCTAGAGAAGTTTTGTATGATTATATTATTGGAAGAGTAAGCAAGGGGAATTTAAAAAAAAAGATAAAATTTAATACTAGAGTTATTAATACTATTTTTAAAAATGACAAATTTGAGCTTAGTTATCAAGATAAAGTTAACAATAAAGTATTAAAAGATAATTTTGATTTTGTTGTTGTATCAACAGGTCACTTTTCAGTTCCATTTATTCCAGAATACAAAGGAATGGATACATTTCCTGGAAGAATAATGCATTCTCATGATTTTAGAGATGCAGAAGAGTTTAGAAATAAAAATGTAATAGTGCTAGGTAGTAGTTATTCTGCAGAAGACATCGCACTTCAGTGCAATAAATACGGAGCTAAAAGTGTTACTATTGGTTATCGACATAACCCGATGGGATTTAAATGGCCTAATGGAATGAAAGAGGTTCATTATCTTGACAAATTGGTAGGAAAAAAAGCAATCTTTAAAGATGGCACTGAACAAGAGGCTGACGTTGTAATTTTATGCACTGGTTACCTTCATCATTTTCCATTTTTAGAAGAAAATTTACAATTAAAAACTAGAAACAGACTTTACCCACCAAAATTATATAAAGGAGTAGTTTGGCAGGATAATCACAAACTTTTATATCTTGGTATGCAAGATCAATTCCATACGTTTAATATGTTTGATTGCCAGGCTTGGTACGCAAGAGATGTTATTATGAATAAGATCAAAATCCCTAGTAATAGTGATGTTGAAAAAGATATTAATAAATGGGTTGCAATGGAAGAAAAGCTAGAAAACCCAGATCAAATGATTGATTTTCAAACTGAATATACAAAAGAACTTCATGAAATGTCTGATTATCCAAAAATTGATTTTGAGTTAATAAGAAAACATTTTAAAGAATGGGAACATCATAAAGTTGAAGATATTTCAACTTACAGAAATAAATCTTTTTCATCTCCAGTGACTGGTTCCGTTGCTCCTATTCATCATACACCATGGGCAACTGCTATGGATGATTCATCAAAAACTTTTTTAGACAAATAA